A stretch of Polypterus senegalus isolate Bchr_013 chromosome 3, ASM1683550v1, whole genome shotgun sequence DNA encodes these proteins:
- the LOC120525820 gene encoding zygotic DNA replication licensing factor mcm3-like yields the protein MEFEVVDDREMREAQRDYLDFLDDEQDQGIYQSKVRDMISDNRCRLIVNINEVRHRNAGRAAKLLNNSVMELLAFQRALKEFVATIDATYAKQYEEFYVGLEGSFGKQHVTPRTLASSFLGTVVCVEGIVTKCSLVRPKVVRSVHYCPATKKTMERKYTDMTSLDAFPSSAIYPTKDEENNPLETEFGLSIYKDHQTITIQEMPEKAPAGQLPRSVDIVLDNDLVDTVKPGDRVQVIGTYRCLPAKKGGYTSGTFRTIMIACHVKQMSKEITPLFSADDVAKIKKFSKTHFKDVFDQLSRSLAPSIHGHEYIKKAILCMLLGGVEKVLENGSRIRGDINVLLIGDPSVAKSQLLRYVLHTAPRAIATTGRGSSGVGLTAAVTTDHETGERRLEAGAMVLSDRGVVCIDEFDKMSDMDRTAIHEVMEQGRVTIAKAGIHARLNARCSVLAAANPVYGRYNQYKTPMENIGLQDSLLSRFDLLFIMLDQMDPEQDREISDHVLRMHRYRSAGEQDGDALPLGSSVDILTTDDPSLIREEEEQLQVYERHDNLLHGSKRRREKIVSMEFMRKYIHVAKLVKPCLTQEAASHIAEEYSRLRSQDQMSSEIARTSPVTARTLETLIRLSTAHAKVRMSKTIDLQDAQVAVELVQFAYFKKVLEKEKKRRRQEEGDDETEEEDEENTPSQKRSRRSVKRQPSGRESVDPYDFAGAEKEIPDLLASKTPERQEEQMEVSEKVDKVKMTDARFKEFKAALFEAFKAAHAQSISMRSLMDTINKNNLNPFSQEEIKTALESMQDDNQVMVSDEIIFLI from the exons ATGGAGTTTGAAGTCGTGGATGATAGAGAAATGAGAGAGGCACAGCGGGATTATCTCGATTTCTTAGACGACGAA CAAGATCAAGGTATTTACCAGAGTAAAGTAAGGGATATGATCAGTGACAACCGGTGTCGTCTTATTGTGAATATCAATGAAGTACGCCATAGGAATGCAGGCCGGGCTGCCAA GCTATTGAACAATTCGGTAATGGAGCTCCTGGCCTTCCAGCGTGCCCTCAAAGAGTTTGTAGCAACAATTGATGCAACATATGCCAAGCAGTATGAAGAGTTCTATGTTGGGTTAGAGGGAAGCTTTGGAAAACAGCATGTAACTCCACGCACCCTTGCCTCTAGTTTTCTGGGCACTGTTGTTTGTGTAGAAGGAATTGTCACCAAGT GTTCCCTTGTCCGACCGAAGGTTGTACGGAGTGTTCACTATTGTCCTGCTACAAAAAAAACCATGGAGAGAAAGTATACAGATATGACATCACTAGATGCCTTCCCATCCAGTGCTATTTATCCTACTAAG gatgAAGAGAACAATCCACTGGAAACAGAGTTTGGTCTATCAATTTATAAAGATCATCAGACTATCACTATTCAAGAGATGCCTGAAAAGGCTCCTGCTGGTCAGCTGCCACGATCTGTAGACATTGTCTTAGACAATGACCTTGTGGATACAGTCAAGCCTGGTGACCGTGTTCAGGTTATTGGGACCTATCGCTGCTTGCCTGCCAAGAAAGGCGGGTACACTTCTGGCACTTTTAG aactATCATGATTGCTTGCCATGTGAAGCAGATGAGCAAAGAAATCACTCCATTGTTCTCAGCTGATGATGTGGCCAAGATAAAGAAATTTAGCAAAACCCACTTCAAA GATGTCTTTGACCAGCTGTCTCGCTCCTTAGCTCCCAGCATACATGGACATGAGTACATTAAGAAGGCTATACTGTGCATGCTGCTTGGAGGAGTTGAAAAAGTTCTGGAGAATGGCTCTCGTATCCGGGGGGATATTAATGTACTACTTATAG GCGATCCATCAGTGGCCAAGTCTCAGCTTCTTCGTTATGTTCTGCATACTGCACCTCGTGCTATTGCCACAACTGGACGAGGCTCCTCTGGTGTGGGATTGACTGCTGCTGTTACAACTGATCATGAGACAG GTGAACGGCGATTAGAAGCTGGTGCAATGGTCTTGTCAGACAGAGGAGTGGTTTgcattgatgagtttgataaaaTGTCGGATATGGACAGGACTGCTATCCATGAAGTTATGGAGCAAGGTCGAGTCACTATCGCTAAAGCAGGCATCCATGCCAGACTCAATGCTCGCTGCAGTGTCCTGGCTGCTGCCAATCCAGTGTATGGCAGG TATAATCAGTATAAAACACCCATGGAGAATATTGGACTTCAGGATTCACTTCTGTCACGTTTTGATTTACTCTTCATAATGTTGGATCAGATGGATCCAGAGCAAGATCGTGAGATTTCTGATCATGTCTTAAGGATGCACAGATATCGAAGTGCTGGAGAGCAAGATGGAGATG CATTGCCTCTGGGAAGTTCAGTGGATATACTAACAACTGATGATCCCAGTTTAATACGTGAAGAAGAAGAACAGCTTCAGGTGTATGAAAGACATGACAACCTTCTTCATGGAAGCAAGCGTCGCAG GGAAAAGATTGTTAGTATGGAGTTCATGAGGAAGTACATTCATGTAGCCAAGCTAGTCAAGCCATGCCTAACACAAGAAGCAGCCTCACATATTGCTGAAGAATATTCTAGACTTCGCAGTCAGGACCAGATGAGCTCTGAAATTGCTCgg ACCTCACCTGTAACTGCTCGTACATTGGAAACACTTATCCGACTGTCAACTGCACATGCTAAAGTACGAATGAGTAAAACTATTGATTTACAAGATGCTCAAGTGGCTGTGGAGCTGGTGCAGTTTGCTTATTTCAAGAAG gttttagagaaagaaaagaaacggcGTAGGCAAGAGGAAGGTGATGATGAGactgaggaagaggatgaagaaaaTACACCATCCCAAAAAAGAAGTAGGAG GTCTGTTAAACGCCAACCATCAGGGAGAGAATCTGTTGATCCTTATGATTTTGCAGGTGCTGAAAAGGAGATCCCTGATT tgTTGGCTTCAAAGACTCCAGAGCGTCAAGAAGAACAAATGGAAGTGTCAGAAAAAGTTGACAAAGTTAAGATGACCGATGCAAG atttaaagAATTCAAAGCAGCACTTTTTGAAGCTTTCAAGGCTGCACATGCTCAGTCCATCAGTATGCGCAGTTTAATGGACACCATCAACAAGAATAATCTGAATCCGTTCTCTCAAGAAGAGATCAAGACAGCCCTTGAAAGCATGCAGGATGACAACCAGGTCATGGTTTCTGATGAGATTATCTTTCTCATTTAG